In the Sphingomonas sp. LM7 genome, one interval contains:
- a CDS encoding IclR family transcriptional regulator produces the protein MTATPPGPAADERAKRGRAKAGAQPNQSLIDGITVLQALAISRDPVGCREVARRVGMETTRVNRLLKTLAYLGIARQTSDRKYRAGAGMTVLAAQSLFASGLLRRSLPALEELRRFGHTVAMGVRWRDNVSYLFHAPPNMPANDALGRIGLYPATRGGIGMALLAAIEDDEVAEVYGSDPIPGYDDLPHLLAALDGVRAQGFARLKVKESPEQHTVAVTVGTTAFAAIGLSGWIPEPAMPELLDALRAAAVKIEQSGDETGSTAPAETILDYRIAV, from the coding sequence ATGACAGCAACACCTCCCGGTCCCGCGGCGGACGAGCGTGCGAAGCGCGGGCGCGCCAAGGCAGGCGCACAGCCCAACCAGAGCCTGATCGATGGCATCACCGTCCTCCAGGCGCTCGCCATCTCGCGCGATCCGGTCGGCTGCCGCGAAGTAGCGCGGCGCGTCGGCATGGAGACCACGCGCGTCAATCGCCTGCTCAAGACGCTCGCCTATCTCGGTATCGCGCGGCAGACGTCCGACCGCAAATACCGCGCCGGCGCGGGGATGACCGTGCTCGCCGCGCAGAGCCTGTTCGCTTCGGGGCTGCTGCGCCGATCGCTGCCGGCGCTCGAGGAGCTGCGCCGCTTCGGCCATACCGTCGCGATGGGCGTGCGCTGGCGCGACAATGTCAGTTACCTGTTCCACGCGCCGCCCAACATGCCCGCCAACGACGCGCTCGGCCGCATCGGTCTCTATCCCGCTACGCGCGGCGGCATCGGCATGGCGCTGCTCGCCGCGATCGAGGACGACGAAGTCGCCGAAGTCTATGGCAGCGATCCGATCCCGGGCTATGACGACCTGCCCCATCTGCTCGCCGCGCTGGATGGCGTGCGCGCACAGGGATTTGCCCGTCTCAAGGTCAAGGAATCGCCCGAACAGCATACCGTCGCGGTAACCGTCGGCACGACTGCCTTCGCGGCGATCGGCCTGTCGGGCTGGATTCCCGAGCCGGCGATGCCCGAGCTGCTCGACGCCCTGCGCGCCGCCGCGGTCAAGATCGAGCAGAGCGGCGACGAAACAGGCTCGACTGCCCCGGCAGAGACGATCCTGGACTATCGCATCGCGGTATAA
- a CDS encoding SMP-30/gluconolactonase/LRE family protein — MRPRLWTDDNAAPRRYDIDAELGECPYWIAGASRLAWVDIAGQRYATLDPATGATQTHRFPHRVGSAAPIDAGTAILATDDGLYRWRLDRPLERLPSPDMRGITFNDGKCDSAGRFWIGSRARDGSSGGGTLFRFEGGVAPEPIASGFDVCNGMGWSPDGRFFYLIDTVPRHLYRFHYDAARGALGHRELLSGFEGVPGKPDGLAVDAVGRIWCAMWDGSGIVILSPQGVPIDWLPTPCPRPTSCAFGDTDLRTLYVTSARIGLNPDDPAFGASGALLAYRLAVAGQPVARFAG, encoded by the coding sequence GTGCGCCCTCGCCTCTGGACCGACGACAATGCTGCGCCACGGCGGTACGACATCGATGCCGAACTGGGCGAATGTCCGTACTGGATCGCCGGGGCAAGCCGTCTCGCCTGGGTGGACATCGCCGGCCAACGCTATGCGACGCTCGATCCCGCGACCGGCGCCACCCAAACCCACCGCTTCCCCCACCGGGTCGGGTCCGCCGCACCGATCGATGCCGGGACTGCGATCCTCGCCACCGACGACGGGCTATATCGCTGGCGTCTGGATCGGCCCCTCGAACGCCTGCCCTCGCCCGACATGCGCGGCATCACCTTCAACGACGGCAAATGCGACTCCGCCGGCCGTTTCTGGATCGGCAGCCGCGCACGCGACGGGAGCAGCGGCGGCGGCACGCTGTTCAGGTTCGAAGGCGGCGTCGCGCCCGAGCCGATCGCCTCGGGGTTCGACGTCTGCAACGGCATGGGATGGAGCCCCGACGGCCGCTTCTTCTATCTGATCGATACCGTACCGCGGCACCTGTACCGTTTCCACTATGACGCCGCGCGCGGCGCGCTCGGGCACCGCGAACTATTGTCCGGCTTCGAAGGCGTGCCGGGCAAGCCCGACGGTCTCGCAGTCGATGCCGTGGGACGTATCTGGTGTGCGATGTGGGACGGCAGCGGGATCGTCATCCTCTCGCCCCAGGGCGTACCGATCGACTGGCTGCCGACGCCCTGCCCGCGCCCGACCAGTTGCGCGTTCGGCGACACCGATCTGCGCACGCTTTACGTCACCAGCGCCCGCATCGGCCTCAATCCGGACGATCCGGCGTTCGGCGCTTCCGGCGCGCTCCTCGCCTATCGCCTCGCAGTCGCGGGGCAACCGGTGGCGCGCTTCGCCGGCTAG
- a CDS encoding dihydrodipicolinate synthase family protein, whose amino-acid sequence MTIATLGGVFPVLPTIFHEDGTIDEGGLVAVVDYVVAAGADGVVFPGLASEYDQLSLDERKRLIAVVGGAVRGRIGFIVGASADTVEDSAALLGAGAAAGASAAMVMTPRAVGRDLDALAGFYSALGARAGLPLMLQNAPAPMGLGLDPADVLHIVSHTDAIAWVKEENMPCGQRITALLEEGDARLAGVFGGAGGRYIVDELGRGAVGTMPAAETPEAHVALMAAHRRGDAEEVRRVYEAMLPILMVQAVFRWRLTKEILRSRGVIDSAYTRAPGPAFDAADLTELAVLLGRLEAKLA is encoded by the coding sequence ATGACGATTGCGACGCTCGGCGGCGTGTTTCCGGTGCTGCCGACGATCTTCCACGAAGATGGCACGATCGATGAAGGCGGACTTGTCGCGGTGGTCGACTATGTGGTCGCCGCAGGTGCGGACGGCGTGGTGTTCCCCGGGCTGGCGAGCGAATATGACCAGCTCTCGCTCGACGAGCGCAAGCGGCTGATCGCCGTGGTCGGCGGCGCGGTGCGCGGGCGCATCGGCTTCATCGTCGGGGCGAGCGCCGATACGGTGGAGGACAGCGCCGCGCTGCTCGGCGCCGGTGCGGCGGCGGGCGCCAGCGCGGCGATGGTAATGACACCCAGGGCCGTCGGGCGCGACCTGGATGCGCTGGCCGGTTTCTACTCGGCACTGGGCGCGCGCGCAGGGCTGCCGCTGATGCTCCAGAACGCGCCGGCGCCGATGGGGCTGGGCCTCGATCCCGCCGACGTGCTCCACATCGTCTCGCACACCGATGCGATTGCCTGGGTCAAGGAAGAGAATATGCCGTGCGGCCAGCGCATCACTGCGCTGCTGGAGGAAGGCGACGCGCGACTGGCGGGCGTGTTCGGCGGTGCGGGCGGTCGCTATATCGTCGATGAGCTCGGTCGCGGTGCAGTAGGTACGATGCCGGCTGCCGAGACCCCCGAGGCGCATGTCGCGCTAATGGCGGCGCATCGGCGCGGCGACGCGGAGGAAGTGCGGCGCGTCTATGAGGCGATGCTGCCGATCCTGATGGTGCAGGCAGTGTTCCGCTGGCGGCTTACCAAGGAAATCCTGCGCAGCCGCGGCGTGATCGATTCGGCCTATACGCGGGCGCCGGGGCCGGCGTTCGACGCCGCCGATCTGACGGAGCTGGCAGTGCTGCTCGGGCGGCTGGAGGCGAAGCTGGCGTAA
- a CDS encoding alpha/beta hydrolase, whose protein sequence is MLATSRRAFLAMTAAVAPQSFDFSADPAEPDKVIPLWPEGRMPGIATRKMAERVIDQVDVLGLRYRVAEQVQRPSIAYFRPEKPNGAAILIIPGGGYTRVGIDREGYETARWSRAQGVAAFVLRYRLPGDRWSSGPKVAFQDAQRAMRLIRAGGGWSIDPARVAVLGGSAGGHLAGSLCTRVYEQSYDAVDAADRFVTRPDGAVLLYPVVSMQAGFDSASRRALLGTDPVQADADAWSLERTIPSVSPPLMLVHSLADRTVPWRHTMLLFEAVRASGGAVDLHLFQDGAHGLGLRGDPSWPMSEWPTLALRWLRRNRLA, encoded by the coding sequence ATGCTGGCGACTTCCCGACGGGCATTCCTTGCGATGACGGCCGCGGTCGCGCCGCAGTCGTTCGATTTCTCCGCCGATCCTGCCGAGCCGGACAAGGTGATCCCACTATGGCCGGAAGGACGAATGCCGGGCATTGCCACGCGGAAGATGGCGGAGCGCGTCATCGACCAGGTCGACGTGCTGGGGCTGCGCTATCGGGTGGCCGAGCAGGTGCAGCGGCCGAGCATCGCATATTTCCGGCCCGAAAAGCCCAATGGCGCGGCGATCCTGATCATTCCAGGCGGCGGCTACACGCGCGTGGGCATCGATCGCGAAGGCTATGAGACGGCGCGGTGGTCGCGCGCGCAAGGTGTCGCCGCGTTCGTGTTGCGATACCGGCTGCCCGGCGACCGCTGGAGCAGCGGACCCAAAGTGGCGTTCCAGGACGCCCAGCGCGCGATGCGGCTGATCCGCGCCGGCGGCGGCTGGTCGATCGATCCGGCGCGCGTCGCGGTGCTTGGCGGCTCGGCAGGCGGGCATCTGGCGGGCAGTTTGTGCACGCGGGTGTATGAGCAGAGCTATGACGCAGTCGATGCGGCGGATCGCTTCGTCACGCGTCCCGATGGCGCGGTCCTGCTCTATCCGGTGGTCTCGATGCAGGCCGGGTTCGACAGCGCGTCGCGGCGGGCGCTGCTCGGCACGGACCCTGTGCAGGCCGACGCCGATGCCTGGTCGCTCGAGCGCACTATTCCCAGCGTGTCGCCGCCGCTGATGCTCGTTCATTCGCTCGCAGACCGGACGGTGCCCTGGCGCCATACGATGCTGTTGTTCGAGGCAGTGCGCGCGAGCGGCGGCGCCGTCGATCTTCACCTCTTCCAGGATGGTGCGCACGGGCTGGGGCTGCGCGGCGATCCTTCGTGGCCGATGTCCGAATGGCCGACGCTCGCGCTTCGCTGGCTGCGGCGCAACCGGCTGGCCTAG
- a CDS encoding SDR family NAD(P)-dependent oxidoreductase yields MSGRYAGEIALVTGAAGGIGGAIARRFASEGARVIAVDRTKAVIGDSVLADLADPAAVPALAVALEAQGIYPSVVVHAAANGESRATMATDAAFLRDMFAVNVGAVFALAQAFAPAMQARRAGAFLFISSINSTFATPGLAAYAASKAALDSVTRTLALELAPDGVRVNAIRPASIDTPLLRRGFDSQPDPEAARMRNVTRHPLGRLGTAEDVAALAAFLCSAEAGWITGGDYLVDGGAAVTRR; encoded by the coding sequence ATGAGTGGGCGCTATGCAGGCGAAATAGCGCTGGTGACCGGTGCGGCGGGCGGGATCGGCGGCGCGATCGCGCGGCGGTTCGCATCCGAAGGCGCGCGGGTGATCGCCGTCGATCGCACCAAGGCAGTGATCGGCGACTCCGTGCTGGCCGACCTCGCCGATCCCGCCGCCGTGCCTGCGCTGGCGGTCGCGCTGGAGGCACAGGGGATCTATCCGAGCGTGGTCGTCCACGCCGCCGCCAATGGCGAGAGCAGGGCGACGATGGCGACCGACGCGGCCTTCCTGAGGGACATGTTCGCCGTCAATGTCGGTGCGGTGTTCGCGCTGGCGCAGGCCTTCGCCCCGGCGATGCAGGCGCGCCGTGCCGGGGCCTTCCTGTTCATTTCTTCGATCAATTCGACATTCGCGACGCCGGGGCTCGCCGCTTATGCTGCGTCCAAGGCGGCGCTCGACAGCGTCACGCGTACGCTGGCGCTCGAGCTCGCGCCGGACGGCGTTCGCGTCAATGCCATTCGCCCGGCTTCGATCGATACGCCGCTGCTTCGGCGCGGGTTCGACTCCCAGCCCGATCCGGAAGCGGCGCGGATGCGGAACGTGACGCGCCATCCGCTTGGCCGGCTGGGCACCGCCGAGGATGTCGCTGCCCTCGCGGCCTTCCTGTGTTCAGCGGAGGCGGGGTGGATCACCGGCGGTGACTATCTGGTTGATGGCGGCGCTGCGGTCACGCGTCGGTAA
- a CDS encoding MFS transporter has translation MPIEPLVSRFRWTIVGMLALAAVLNYVDRQTLALMAGVVQRDLGIDDVSYAWLVNAFLAAYMIGGLISAWLVARLGAGRAMAVLVTGWSLASAASGLVHDPWQLAMTRFVLGIAEAGGWIASAKLVQEWFPKGEQALGIGIYSAAAHIGAALSPLAITALLLSVGWRITFGLTGAVGILWLLAWLALYRPAQKPVRSIDEPVDPEPGSAAWSEIFATRGVWGIATANALVNPVWFFYLFWFPKYLTEERGLTIAEMGRLSWIVYAAAGLGSIAGGVASGALIRRGMRPARARVAAMAAVAMVAPLGALNALEPSVAISLALGALVAFGHTAWVTNQTALFVDLYPPHQVGRVMGIAGVVTGLVTILSTYMVGQLVASITYRPMFLVIAIAYPLGLAAAFFATTQRRAAPVAAAA, from the coding sequence GTGCCGATCGAGCCGCTTGTATCGCGTTTCCGCTGGACGATCGTGGGAATGCTCGCGCTTGCCGCGGTGCTCAACTATGTCGACCGGCAGACGCTCGCACTGATGGCGGGCGTGGTGCAGCGCGACCTCGGCATCGACGACGTCAGCTACGCCTGGTTGGTCAACGCATTCCTCGCGGCATATATGATCGGCGGGCTGATCAGCGCATGGCTCGTCGCGCGGCTCGGCGCGGGCAGGGCGATGGCGGTGCTGGTGACGGGCTGGTCGCTGGCGAGCGCCGCATCGGGGCTGGTGCACGATCCCTGGCAGCTCGCGATGACGCGCTTCGTGCTCGGCATCGCGGAGGCGGGCGGCTGGATCGCCTCGGCAAAGCTTGTCCAGGAATGGTTTCCCAAGGGCGAGCAGGCGCTGGGTATCGGCATCTATTCGGCGGCGGCGCATATCGGCGCCGCATTGTCGCCGCTGGCGATCACTGCGCTGCTGCTCTCGGTCGGGTGGAGAATCACCTTCGGGCTGACCGGCGCGGTCGGGATATTGTGGCTGCTGGCATGGCTGGCACTCTACCGCCCTGCGCAGAAGCCGGTGCGCAGCATCGACGAACCCGTCGATCCCGAGCCGGGATCTGCGGCGTGGAGCGAGATTTTCGCGACGCGCGGCGTGTGGGGCATCGCCACGGCCAACGCGCTGGTGAACCCGGTGTGGTTCTTCTATTTGTTCTGGTTCCCCAAATACCTGACCGAGGAGCGCGGGCTGACCATCGCCGAGATGGGGCGGCTGAGCTGGATCGTCTATGCCGCGGCCGGGCTGGGCTCGATCGCCGGCGGGGTCGCCTCGGGCGCGCTGATCCGCCGCGGCATGCGTCCGGCACGCGCGCGCGTCGCCGCGATGGCGGCCGTCGCAATGGTCGCGCCGCTCGGTGCGCTCAATGCGCTGGAGCCGAGCGTCGCGATCAGCCTTGCGCTCGGCGCGCTGGTCGCCTTCGGGCACACCGCCTGGGTCACCAACCAGACTGCCCTGTTCGTCGATCTCTATCCGCCGCATCAGGTCGGCCGGGTGATGGGAATCGCCGGGGTGGTCACCGGGCTGGTGACGATCCTGTCGACCTATATGGTCGGGCAGCTCGTCGCGAGCATCACGTATCGCCCGATGTTCCTGGTGATCGCGATTGCCTATCCGCTCGGGCTGGCGGCGGCGTTCTTCGCGACGACGCAGCGGCGCGCGGCGCCGGTGGCGGCCGCGGCATGA
- a CDS encoding mandelate racemase/muconate lactonizing enzyme family protein → MPDNRIRSIDVFSVKIPQEATYLGALGPGEAVNTRGYIVRRGNRTVYPVEMRSLVVRVTLESGLVGWGETYGLVAPKALHALIEDLIAPFVAGRTPYDVQAIWDDLYDLMRVRGYTGGFWLDAIAAVDIALWDLFGKLTGLPLNQLLGGRHHDRIPAYISGLPRKTLDERVALARSFVDQGFGAVKIAAVVTYGSLVQEIAALREALGPDVALMLDCHWMYSPADAIALIERLRPYDLRFIEAPCKTEDVAGLADIAAHSPIPVAAGEEWRTVYDARARLERRAVGIVQPEMGHTGVTQFMRMSQLAQAFHAQVIPHATIGAGIFAAASLHASATLTNLPWHEYQHSIFPHSASLMTGRLECEAGYFAIPEGPGLGVEPNERFWANATQLS, encoded by the coding sequence GTGCCCGACAATCGCATTCGCTCGATCGACGTGTTTTCGGTGAAGATCCCGCAGGAGGCGACCTACCTCGGCGCGCTCGGCCCTGGCGAAGCGGTCAACACGCGCGGCTATATCGTGCGCCGCGGCAACCGCACCGTCTATCCGGTCGAGATGCGTTCGCTGGTGGTGCGCGTCACGCTCGAATCGGGGCTGGTCGGCTGGGGCGAGACTTATGGCCTGGTCGCGCCCAAGGCGCTGCACGCGCTGATCGAGGACCTGATCGCGCCGTTCGTCGCCGGACGCACGCCCTATGACGTGCAGGCGATCTGGGACGACCTCTACGATCTGATGCGCGTGCGCGGCTATACCGGCGGCTTCTGGCTCGACGCGATCGCCGCGGTCGACATCGCGCTGTGGGACCTGTTCGGCAAGCTGACCGGATTGCCGTTGAACCAGCTTCTCGGCGGGCGGCATCACGATCGCATTCCGGCGTATATTTCGGGGCTGCCGCGCAAGACGCTCGACGAACGGGTCGCGCTGGCAAGGAGCTTCGTCGATCAGGGCTTCGGCGCGGTCAAGATCGCCGCAGTGGTGACCTATGGCAGCCTGGTCCAGGAGATTGCGGCATTGCGCGAGGCACTGGGCCCCGATGTCGCGCTGATGCTCGACTGCCACTGGATGTATTCGCCCGCCGACGCGATCGCGCTGATCGAGCGGCTACGGCCCTATGACCTGCGGTTCATCGAGGCGCCGTGCAAGACCGAGGATGTCGCCGGGCTCGCCGACATCGCCGCGCATTCGCCGATCCCCGTCGCTGCGGGCGAGGAGTGGCGCACCGTCTATGACGCCCGCGCTAGGCTGGAGCGGCGTGCCGTGGGGATCGTGCAGCCGGAGATGGGACATACCGGCGTCACCCAATTCATGCGCATGTCGCAGCTTGCCCAGGCCTTCCACGCGCAGGTCATTCCGCACGCCACGATCGGCGCGGGAATCTTCGCCGCCGCCAGCCTTCATGCCTCGGCGACGCTGACCAACCTGCCGTGGCACGAATATCAGCACAGCATCTTCCCGCATTCGGCTTCGCTGATGACGGGCAGGCTAGAATGCGAGGCGGGCTATTTCGCGATTCCCGAGGGTCCGGGGTTGGGCGTCGAACCCAACGAGCGCTTCTGGGCCAATGCGACCCAGCTCAGCTGA
- a CDS encoding TonB-dependent receptor yields the protein MKAWLLGGVGAFALVAAGPAWAQQAEPAQDSAEQAASAEADQVEGDIVVTGIRRSLEQGLAVKRESTQFVDSIVATDVAKLPDTTIAESLQRVSGVQIRRALGVGTSVSIRGLRQNRTEVNGRTLVNPSGRGRNADAVADSDYGPLSLFPAELISRLDVIKLQGADRNEGSLSGTVDIITRKPLDGSGDRVIAMSASGVYSDQADRFGYDASALFSDSFADKTFGIVANITYSRKPITDQSFNSFTGYTPITAAFNTGANPRANDPNGDGVPGLYINDLRFQNLEETREQIGGSLGFQWRPAPNLEFYGDAVYSHLDTQRDRDWFSVPLSTSAADYVSYTMSPNEILSAGTIRQVAQTNAEALKVTSDTVSGAIGFKWSTDDGRFSVRPEFNYSDATLDSTQTYLRLTSVAKYNFAFDLNDGGVPSVSQPTGLDLTNPGLFRYSNIFDNFITTHARENAGRVDFSFKPQGGFLSSIDTGVRYAALNAERTSTFRQAAFAGTTPANTFLASAGNSSYYGVRDYNGLLGGDAGDFVTRYVAALPRNIDGLACEAIASAAACGARVVDPLQSFSVTEKTMAAYAKANFTTDLGAMPLSGNIGVRYSDIERVARGSVKRASGLVDPLLSKSRFVDWLPSAALKLELTDRLLLRAGAAKVLGLPDTIDLSPNLTLNRLTPYNGSAGNPELQPIRADQVDASLEWYFAPGAALTVGAFYKDVKTFIVRRAAYEVPPGEVAPDPLGQGFLITRPYNADGGKVKGVEVLFQTPFYFLPAPFDGFGLVANLSYIDSTTALTDRRGAALPLEGLSKLNYNLVGYFEKDGFGARVAYNYRDKYFDSVGAGATAIFFAPNRTIDASIRYEFAKFTIYADATNLTDEVQQKYTETPEATSLYAMQGRRFSAGVNFKF from the coding sequence ATGAAGGCGTGGCTGTTGGGCGGCGTGGGCGCGTTTGCGCTGGTGGCGGCAGGACCGGCTTGGGCGCAGCAGGCTGAGCCGGCGCAGGATTCGGCCGAGCAGGCGGCGTCGGCGGAAGCCGATCAGGTCGAGGGCGATATCGTCGTCACCGGCATTCGCCGCAGCCTTGAGCAGGGTCTCGCGGTCAAGCGCGAGAGCACCCAGTTCGTCGATTCGATCGTCGCGACCGACGTCGCCAAGCTTCCCGACACCACGATCGCGGAATCGCTCCAGCGCGTCTCGGGCGTGCAGATCCGCCGCGCGCTCGGCGTCGGCACCAGCGTGTCGATCCGCGGGCTCCGTCAGAACCGCACCGAGGTCAATGGCCGCACCCTGGTCAATCCGAGTGGCCGCGGACGCAATGCCGATGCGGTCGCAGACTCCGATTACGGCCCCCTTTCGCTGTTCCCGGCCGAGCTGATCAGCCGGCTCGACGTCATCAAGCTGCAGGGCGCCGACCGCAACGAAGGCTCGCTCAGCGGCACGGTCGACATCATCACGCGCAAGCCGCTGGACGGCAGCGGCGACCGGGTGATCGCGATGTCGGCGTCGGGCGTCTATTCGGACCAGGCCGATCGCTTCGGCTATGACGCCTCGGCGCTGTTTTCGGACAGCTTTGCCGACAAGACCTTCGGCATCGTCGCGAACATCACCTATTCGCGCAAGCCGATCACCGACCAGTCGTTCAATTCGTTCACCGGCTACACCCCGATCACCGCGGCGTTTAACACCGGAGCCAATCCGCGCGCCAACGATCCCAATGGCGACGGCGTGCCCGGGCTTTACATCAACGACCTGCGCTTCCAGAATCTAGAAGAGACGCGCGAGCAGATCGGCGGCAGCCTGGGCTTCCAGTGGCGCCCGGCGCCCAATCTCGAATTCTATGGCGACGCAGTCTATTCGCACCTCGACACGCAGCGCGACCGCGACTGGTTCTCGGTGCCGCTCAGCACCAGCGCGGCCGACTATGTCAGCTATACCATGTCGCCCAACGAGATTCTTTCCGCGGGCACGATCCGCCAGGTCGCGCAGACCAATGCCGAGGCGCTCAAGGTCACCAGCGATACGGTGAGCGGGGCGATCGGCTTCAAGTGGAGCACCGACGACGGCCGCTTCAGCGTGCGCCCCGAATTCAACTATTCGGACGCGACGCTCGACAGCACCCAGACCTATTTGCGGCTGACGTCGGTCGCCAAATATAACTTCGCCTTCGATCTCAACGATGGCGGCGTCCCCTCGGTGTCGCAACCGACGGGGTTGGATCTCACCAACCCCGGCCTATTCCGCTATTCGAACATCTTCGACAATTTCATCACGACGCATGCCCGCGAAAATGCGGGGCGCGTCGATTTCAGCTTCAAGCCGCAGGGCGGGTTCCTCTCGTCGATCGACACCGGGGTGCGCTATGCCGCGCTCAACGCCGAACGGACGTCGACCTTCCGCCAGGCTGCCTTTGCCGGGACGACGCCGGCGAACACCTTTCTCGCGAGCGCAGGCAATTCGAGCTACTACGGCGTGCGCGATTATAACGGGTTGCTGGGCGGCGATGCGGGCGATTTCGTCACGCGCTATGTTGCGGCGCTACCGCGCAACATCGACGGGCTGGCGTGCGAGGCAATCGCCTCGGCCGCGGCCTGCGGAGCCCGCGTGGTCGATCCGCTGCAGAGCTTCAGCGTAACCGAAAAGACGATGGCGGCCTATGCCAAGGCCAATTTCACGACCGATCTCGGCGCGATGCCGCTGTCGGGCAACATCGGCGTGCGCTATTCGGACATCGAGCGGGTCGCGCGCGGTTCGGTCAAGCGTGCCAGCGGGCTGGTCGATCCGCTGCTCTCCAAGAGCCGCTTCGTCGACTGGCTGCCGAGCGCGGCGCTCAAGCTCGAACTGACCGACCGGCTGTTGCTGCGCGCGGGCGCGGCGAAGGTGCTGGGCCTGCCGGACACGATCGATCTTTCGCCCAACCTGACGCTCAATCGCCTGACTCCGTATAACGGCTCCGCAGGCAATCCCGAGCTTCAGCCGATCCGCGCCGACCAGGTCGATGCGTCGCTGGAATGGTATTTCGCGCCGGGCGCGGCACTCACCGTCGGCGCGTTTTACAAGGACGTGAAGACCTTCATCGTCCGCCGCGCAGCCTATGAAGTGCCGCCGGGCGAAGTCGCGCCGGATCCGCTGGGGCAGGGCTTCCTGATCACCCGGCCGTACAATGCGGACGGCGGCAAGGTGAAGGGCGTCGAGGTCCTCTTCCAGACGCCGTTCTACTTCCTGCCCGCGCCGTTCGACGGCTTCGGCCTGGTTGCCAACCTCTCCTATATCGACAGCACCACGGCGCTCACCGACCGACGCGGCGCCGCGCTGCCGCTCGAGGGGCTCTCCAAGCTCAACTATAATCTGGTCGGCTATTTCGAAAAGGACGGGTTCGGTGCCCGGGTCGCGTACAATTATCGCGACAAATATTTCGACAGCGTCGGTGCCGGTGCGACGGCGATCTTCTTCGCGCCCAATCGCACGATCGACGCGTCGATCCGCTACGAATTCGCCAAGTTCACGATCTACGCCGACGCGACCAACCTCACCGACGAGGTCCAGCAGAAATACACCGAAACCCCCGAGGCGACGTCGCTCTACGCGATGCAGGGACGGCGCTTTTCGGCCGGGGTCAATTTCAAGTTCTGA
- a CDS encoding 2-dehydro-3-deoxygalactonokinase, with protein sequence MSAPFIAVEWATTQLRARLLAPDGTSLGEYREAVRLADLDREGIAAHLDAIVSHLAEGAERILLSGMIGSAMGWREVPRVACPAGAEAIARGVVEDRIGAHRVAFVPGLHCTSRFGDPDVLRGEEIAALGVLAELGQERAQLLSVPGMHGKWLDLGAGRVQSFSTSMTVDLHQLLAEHSILAPLMTPPPEDMEAFAKGVHRAAGGGGIARLLFAARSAVVLGALHEAAAASYLWGVLIGSDVREQIGGGADVRVIGAAPAASLFRAAIVQLGGVAREADSDATMARGFAAIARLLGPAWEQAA encoded by the coding sequence ATGAGCGCGCCGTTCATTGCCGTCGAATGGGCGACGACGCAGCTGCGTGCACGGCTGCTGGCGCCTGACGGGACCAGCCTCGGCGAATATCGCGAGGCCGTGCGCCTTGCGGATCTCGACCGCGAGGGCATCGCCGCGCATCTCGACGCGATCGTCTCGCACCTTGCCGAGGGGGCGGAACGGATATTGCTGAGCGGCATGATCGGTTCGGCGATGGGCTGGCGCGAAGTGCCGCGCGTGGCATGTCCGGCGGGGGCAGAGGCGATTGCGCGCGGCGTGGTCGAGGATCGGATCGGCGCGCATCGCGTCGCCTTCGTACCCGGGCTGCATTGCACGTCGCGCTTCGGCGATCCCGACGTGCTGCGCGGCGAGGAAATCGCGGCGCTGGGCGTGCTCGCCGAGCTGGGGCAGGAGCGGGCGCAATTGCTCTCGGTGCCGGGGATGCACGGCAAGTGGCTCGATCTGGGTGCGGGACGCGTCCAATCATTCAGCACGTCGATGACTGTCGATCTTCACCAGCTGCTCGCCGAGCACAGCATCCTCGCGCCGCTGATGACGCCGCCGCCGGAGGACATGGAGGCGTTTGCCAAGGGCGTGCACCGCGCCGCAGGTGGAGGCGGGATTGCCCGGCTGCTGTTCGCGGCGCGATCGGCTGTCGTGCTGGGCGCGTTGCACGAAGCGGCCGCCGCGAGCTATTTGTGGGGTGTGCTGATCGGATCGGACGTTCGCGAGCAAATCGGGGGAGGGGCCGACGTGCGCGTGATCGGCGCGGCGCCCGCAGCATCGCTGTTTCGCGCGGCGATCGTGCAGCTTGGCGGTGTTGCGCGGGAAGCCGATTCCGATGCGACGATGGCGCGCGGGTTCGCCGCGATTGCGCGGCTGCTCGGCCCGGCATGGGAGCAGGCGGCATGA